The following proteins come from a genomic window of Candidatus Methylomirabilis sp.:
- a CDS encoding ribbon-helix-helix protein, CopG family has protein sequence MSKTVKIAISLPEELLHAVEGECRTRGETRSGFFRQAAEHLLSQQRAQKAVTRYVEGYRQQPETDEEIALAHQLGATVLTQEPWS, from the coding sequence ATGAGCAAAACCGTCAAGATCGCCATCAGCCTGCCAGAAGAACTCCTGCATGCGGTCGAGGGCGAGTGCAGAACCCGTGGTGAGACCCGCAGCGGGTTCTTCCGTCAGGCCGCCGAACATCTCCTCAGTCAGCAGCGTGCGCAGAAAGCGGTCACACGTTATGTCGAAGGGTACCGACAGCAACCGGAAACGGATGAGGAGATCGCTCTAGCGCATCAACTCGGCGCTACCGTACTCACACAGGAACCCTGGTCGTGA
- a CDS encoding nucleotidyltransferase domain-containing protein, with translation MMLDLDQDHLQIVRTILHEHVPQYDVWVFGSRILGTARRFSDLDLVIVTEQPLEFTLLGRIRDAFSESDLPFKVDVLDWSALSEQFRKIIRAQCQPIQRAAEQSAVGS, from the coding sequence ATGATGCTTGATCTTGACCAGGATCATCTGCAGATTGTCAGAACAATCCTGCATGAGCATGTGCCGCAGTACGATGTCTGGGTATTCGGCTCAAGGATTCTGGGAACCGCGCGACGCTTTTCAGATCTTGATCTTGTCATTGTGACAGAGCAGCCGTTGGAGTTCACGCTGTTGGGCCGTATTCGCGACGCCTTCAGCGAATCCGACCTACCTTTTAAAGTGGATGTACTGGATTGGTCAGCTCTCTCCGAGCAGTTCCGTAAAATCATTCGAGCGCAGTGCCAACCGATCCAACGCGCGGCTGAGCAAAGCGCCGTTGGCAGCTAA
- a CDS encoding nucleotidyltransferase substrate binding protein, with protein sequence MTLDFTPLDNALGSLGRAIQRAQGALHDEELRDAVIQRFEYTMDLSWKLLQRVLRTVGVPETEIRTKRDLFREAARIGLLADPSVWFGYYEARNESSHTYNRVVAQRVYSKAVEFYQDARALLEKMREEDK encoded by the coding sequence ATGACACTGGACTTTACTCCGCTTGACAATGCGCTGGGCAGTCTAGGGCGGGCCATTCAGCGCGCTCAAGGCGCTCTCCATGACGAAGAACTGCGTGATGCTGTCATCCAACGATTCGAGTACACAATGGATCTGTCGTGGAAGTTGCTCCAGCGCGTGCTCCGCACAGTCGGGGTACCGGAGACAGAGATCAGAACGAAACGGGACCTATTTCGCGAAGCCGCCAGGATCGGGCTTCTAGCCGACCCTTCGGTATGGTTTGGGTATTATGAAGCCAGAAATGAGAGTTCCCACACCTACAATCGGGTTGTCGCCCAGAGGGTCTACAGCAAAGCCGTCGAGTTTTACCAGGACGCCCGAGCCCTGCTGGAAAAGATGCGGGAAGAAGACAAATGA